A genomic segment from Nodularia sphaerocarpa UHCC 0038 encodes:
- a CDS encoding restriction endonuclease subunit S, whose product MKRYPQYKDSGVEWLGDIPEHWEVKRLKFVVKNVIQQKDFKTELETYIALEYIESWTGKLKEPDEEVIFESTVKCFSPNDILFCKLRPYLAKVVLAEKHGVCVGELLVIRFNENILLPKFIFYDFLSKRFIELVNSSTYGAKMPRASWTFISNIGFHIPPLSEQKKIACFLDSKLEEIDKFISNKQRLIELLKEQKTAIINRAVTKGLNPHAPMKPSGIEWLGDIPAHWEVKKLKYIAQIVLGKMLQGDSSGNDYLKPYLRSANIQWDKADVSDIKQMWLTKNEMNSYLVKSKDILVSEGGEVGRACIWNNEIEECYIQNSVHKITCSQKSSAFYIYYQFYIIGHKGYFESIVNRVSIGHLTREKLINIKFIIPPLSEQNNIADFINQESAKINQAITTIEKEIELIKEYRTTLISEAVTGKIDVRET is encoded by the coding sequence GTGAAGCGTTATCCACAGTATAAAGATTCTGGTGTAGAGTGGTTGGGGGATATTCCTGAACATTGGGAAGTTAAAAGACTTAAGTTTGTTGTTAAAAATGTTATTCAGCAAAAAGATTTTAAAACAGAGCTAGAGACCTATATAGCACTTGAGTATATAGAGAGTTGGACTGGAAAATTAAAAGAACCAGATGAAGAAGTTATTTTTGAAAGCACGGTAAAGTGTTTTTCTCCTAATGATATACTTTTCTGTAAGTTAAGACCTTATTTAGCAAAAGTAGTTCTAGCTGAAAAACACGGTGTATGTGTAGGGGAATTATTAGTTATTAGATTTAATGAAAATATATTATTACCTAAATTTATTTTTTATGACTTCCTTTCAAAACGTTTTATTGAGCTTGTTAATTCTTCGACTTACGGTGCAAAAATGCCGCGAGCAAGCTGGACATTTATTAGTAATATAGGTTTTCACATTCCCCCGCTATCTGAACAAAAAAAGATCGCTTGCTTCCTTGACAGCAAATTAGAAGAGATAGACAAGTTCATCAGCAACAAACAACGGCTGATAGAATTACTCAAAGAACAGAAAACCGCCATCATTAACCGTGCTGTTACCAAAGGACTCAACCCCCATGCACCTATGAAACCTTCTGGTATTGAGTGGTTGGGTGATATTCCAGCCCATTGGGAGGTTAAAAAGCTGAAGTATATAGCCCAAATAGTTTTAGGTAAAATGCTTCAAGGTGACTCTAGTGGTAATGATTATTTAAAACCTTATTTAAGGTCAGCAAATATTCAATGGGATAAAGCTGATGTTTCTGACATAAAACAAATGTGGCTGACTAAAAACGAGATGAATTCGTATTTAGTAAAAAGCAAAGATATTTTAGTAAGTGAAGGTGGTGAAGTTGGACGAGCTTGTATTTGGAATAATGAAATTGAAGAATGTTATATACAAAACTCTGTACACAAAATAACTTGTAGTCAGAAATCTTCTGCTTTTTATATCTATTATCAGTTTTATATTATCGGTCATAAAGGATATTTTGAGTCTATTGTAAATCGTGTTAGTATTGGTCACTTAACAAGGGAAAAATTAATAAATATCAAATTTATTATTCCACCCCTATCCGAACAAAACAATATCGCTGACTTTATAAATCAAGAATCAGCAAAAATCAATCAAGCCATAACCACAATAGAAAAAGAAATCGAACTAATAAAAGAATACCGAACCACCTTAATATCAGAAGCAGTCACCGGGAAAATAGATGTACGGGAAACCTAA
- a CDS encoding type I restriction endonuclease subunit R, translating into MVSKTNESALEICIETALIERAGYEKGNPADFNRKIAIDEEKFWRFLETTQPEELAKLQDRTNWKNLILERCDRKIKKDGILSVLKKGLSIDNAHLTLLYSQPYNDTNQAVTENFQKNIFSITRQVHYSQKDPALSIDIVIFLNGCAIATIELKNPWTNQTVYHAKKQYRENRNPQEPLFQFARCLVHFAIDTDEIWMTTKLDREKTYFLPFNKGFNFGKGNPPNPNGHKSAYLWENILTRPIFTNIIEHFAILIPSDSKTPLIEKTLFFPRYHQLDVVRQLLTHAKINGTGQTYLIQHSAGSGKSNSITWITYQLIELYAQNADSPLFDSVVVVTDRRILDKQLKDNIKDFSQVKNIVAHATNSKDLKTALENGKKIIITTIQKFPFIIEGIEDLSKNTFAVIIDEAHSSQSGKAADNLNIALGKTEEEDEEDLQDKILKAMDGRKLSKNASYFAFTATPKNATLEKFGQPTPEGKFAPFHLYSMKQAIEEGFILDVLANYTTYKSYYEIKKSIQDNPNFNTTQAQKKLRAYVEGNKQTISTKAEIIVNHFITQVWQPKKLKGEGKAMVVTRNIEAAIRYFFAIRDLLTQAKVPFKAIIAFSGKKTIDGIEYTEEIINKFPSKDISDEFKKPDYKILVVANKFITGFDEPLLHTMYVDKKLQSVTAVQTLSRLNRCNAKMGKQDTFILDFYNTVSDIQTAFDPFYTATSLSEPTDINVLHDLKEALDEVGVYEWSEIEQFNELFFNNVEAEKLSPLIDIAVARFSSELELEATSKIDFKIKAKQFVKIYGQVACMIPYNNLQWEMQYWFLKFIIPKLAVKNPEQEQLDQLLESVDLSTYAIERTKLNYSIKLDNSPSEIDPQNSNIRGYHSEAPQQDPLDEIIATFNNRFFTDWDATPEEQRVKFINIAQHVRENPDYQNQVLNNPDTQNRRLALEKLIKQAINKERKHELELYKRYASDPDFKTAFDATIMQLLAQINLENPQQFAG; encoded by the coding sequence ATGGTCAGCAAAACCAACGAGTCAGCCTTAGAAATCTGTATAGAAACTGCACTCATTGAACGCGCTGGCTATGAAAAAGGAAACCCCGCAGACTTTAACCGCAAAATTGCTATAGACGAAGAAAAATTCTGGCGCTTCTTAGAAACCACCCAACCAGAAGAACTAGCGAAACTTCAAGACCGCACCAACTGGAAAAACTTGATTTTAGAACGGTGCGATCGCAAAATAAAAAAAGATGGTATTCTCTCTGTCCTCAAAAAAGGATTATCTATAGATAACGCCCATCTCACCTTACTTTACAGCCAACCATACAACGACACAAACCAAGCTGTAACAGAGAACTTCCAAAAAAACATCTTTTCAATTACCCGTCAAGTACATTACTCCCAAAAAGACCCAGCATTATCCATTGATATAGTAATATTTCTCAACGGATGTGCGATCGCCACCATAGAATTAAAAAACCCTTGGACAAACCAAACAGTTTACCACGCCAAAAAACAATACCGAGAAAACCGCAACCCCCAAGAACCACTCTTCCAATTTGCGCGTTGTCTAGTTCACTTCGCAATTGACACAGATGAAATATGGATGACAACCAAATTAGACCGAGAAAAAACCTACTTTCTCCCCTTCAACAAAGGTTTTAACTTCGGAAAAGGAAACCCACCCAACCCCAACGGACATAAATCTGCATACCTCTGGGAAAATATTCTTACCCGTCCCATTTTCACCAACATCATTGAACACTTCGCCATTCTCATTCCCAGCGACAGCAAAACACCCCTAATAGAAAAAACCCTATTCTTTCCCCGCTATCACCAACTAGATGTAGTCCGCCAACTATTAACTCACGCTAAAATAAACGGTACTGGACAAACATATCTAATTCAACATTCCGCAGGTTCAGGAAAATCCAACTCCATCACATGGATAACATATCAATTAATAGAACTCTACGCCCAAAACGCAGACAGTCCCCTATTTGATTCCGTCGTAGTTGTCACAGATAGACGCATCCTAGATAAACAACTCAAAGACAATATCAAAGACTTTTCTCAAGTTAAAAACATAGTCGCCCACGCCACAAATTCCAAAGACTTAAAAACAGCCCTAGAGAACGGTAAAAAAATCATCATTACGACAATTCAAAAATTCCCCTTCATCATAGAAGGTATTGAAGACTTGAGTAAAAACACCTTCGCCGTTATCATCGACGAAGCCCACTCTTCCCAAAGCGGTAAAGCCGCAGATAATTTAAATATAGCCCTTGGTAAAACAGAAGAAGAAGACGAAGAAGATTTACAAGATAAAATTCTCAAAGCAATGGATGGGCGCAAACTGAGTAAAAACGCTTCTTATTTTGCCTTTACCGCCACACCCAAAAACGCCACCCTAGAAAAATTTGGTCAACCAACCCCAGAAGGCAAATTTGCACCGTTTCATCTTTATTCAATGAAACAAGCCATAGAAGAAGGCTTTATATTAGATGTATTAGCCAATTATACCACATACAAAAGTTATTACGAAATTAAAAAATCTATTCAAGATAATCCCAACTTTAATACTACCCAAGCCCAAAAAAAGCTGCGAGCTTACGTGGAAGGAAATAAACAAACCATCAGCACCAAAGCCGAGATTATAGTTAACCATTTTATCACCCAAGTGTGGCAACCCAAAAAGCTCAAAGGTGAAGGAAAAGCAATGGTTGTCACCCGCAATATTGAAGCAGCAATTCGTTATTTTTTCGCCATCCGCGATTTATTAACACAGGCGAAAGTCCCATTTAAAGCCATTATCGCCTTTTCCGGTAAAAAGACCATAGACGGAATTGAATACACCGAAGAAATCATTAACAAATTCCCCAGTAAAGATATTTCCGACGAGTTCAAAAAACCCGATTATAAAATATTAGTCGTCGCCAATAAATTTATCACCGGCTTTGATGAACCTTTATTACATACCATGTATGTGGACAAAAAATTACAATCAGTCACAGCAGTCCAAACCCTATCACGGCTAAATCGCTGTAACGCCAAAATGGGGAAACAAGACACATTTATTTTAGACTTTTACAACACCGTCAGCGATATTCAAACCGCCTTTGACCCCTTCTACACCGCCACATCATTAAGCGAACCCACAGATATTAATGTTCTCCATGACCTGAAAGAAGCATTAGACGAGGTGGGAGTTTATGAATGGTCAGAAATTGAGCAATTTAACGAATTATTTTTTAATAACGTCGAAGCCGAAAAACTCAGCCCTCTGATTGATATTGCTGTCGCGCGTTTTAGCTCAGAATTAGAACTAGAAGCAACCAGTAAAATCGACTTTAAAATTAAAGCGAAACAGTTCGTCAAAATTTATGGACAAGTAGCCTGCATGATTCCCTATAATAATCTGCAATGGGAAATGCAGTATTGGTTCCTAAAATTTATCATTCCCAAACTGGCGGTAAAAAATCCTGAGCAAGAGCAACTTGATCAACTTTTAGAAAGTGTAGACCTTTCCACCTACGCCATAGAAAGAACTAAACTTAATTATAGCATAAAACTTGATAATTCTCCATCAGAAATAGACCCCCAAAACTCAAATATCCGGGGCTACCACAGTGAAGCACCACAACAAGATCCCCTAGATGAAATCATCGCTACTTTTAACAATCGCTTTTTTACAGATTGGGATGCTACACCCGAAGAACAACGAGTAAAATTCATTAACATCGCCCAACACGTCAGAGAAAATCCCGACTATCAAAATCAAGTCCTCAACAACCCAGACACACAAAATCGCCGTTTAGCATTAGAGAAATTAATTAAACAAGCCATCAACAAAGAACGTAAACATGAACTCGAATTATATAAACGTTACGCTTCCGACCCAGATTTTAAAACAGCATTTGATGCCACAATTATGCAATTGCTAGCCCAAATTAATCTAGAAAATCCCCAACAATTTGCCGGATAA
- a CDS encoding competence/damage-inducible protein A, with protein MSAEIICVGTELLLGDILNGNSQYLAQQLAQLGIPHYYQTVVGDNPERLKQVIEIAISRAQILIFTGGLGPTPDDLTCETIADFFGVPLIEHPEIIEDITQKFAQRGRVMSPSNRKQALIPQGADILPNPTGTAPGIIWQPRPEITIFTFPGVPSEMHRMWTDTAVPYLKNQGWGKEIIYSRSLRFWGIGESALAEKVAPYFNLPNPTVAPYAGKGEVRLRISAKANSEAAAEALISPVEKQLKDIAGLDYYGADDETLASVVGNLLRLSGETLSVAESCTGGGLGQMLTDISGSSDYFWGGVISYDNSVKVGLLGVNPEDLDKFGAVSGTVAEQMAMGVKTRLSTSWGLSVTGIAGPTGGTQTKPVGLVYIGLAGPKNEVASFEYRFGAMRGRDLIRYVSASTALDLLRRKLIQ; from the coding sequence ATGAGTGCAGAAATTATTTGTGTTGGTACAGAACTCTTACTAGGGGATATCCTCAACGGTAACTCGCAATATTTAGCCCAACAATTAGCCCAACTAGGGATACCCCACTACTATCAAACAGTGGTTGGCGATAACCCAGAAAGATTAAAGCAAGTTATAGAAATTGCTATATCAAGAGCGCAAATTCTTATTTTTACTGGTGGTCTTGGTCCCACACCCGACGACCTCACCTGCGAAACCATAGCAGATTTTTTTGGCGTTCCTTTAATAGAACATCCAGAAATCATCGAAGACATTACTCAAAAATTCGCCCAACGTGGTCGGGTAATGTCACCCAGTAACCGCAAACAAGCATTAATTCCCCAAGGTGCAGACATTTTACCCAATCCCACTGGTACAGCACCGGGGATTATTTGGCAACCGCGCCCCGAAATCACAATTTTTACCTTTCCTGGTGTCCCGTCAGAAATGCACCGGATGTGGACAGATACAGCAGTCCCTTATCTCAAAAATCAAGGCTGGGGAAAGGAGATTATTTATAGCCGCAGTTTAAGGTTTTGGGGTATTGGTGAATCTGCATTAGCAGAAAAAGTTGCTCCCTATTTTAACTTACCTAATCCCACCGTCGCCCCTTATGCGGGTAAAGGTGAAGTTAGATTACGAATTTCCGCGAAGGCTAATTCAGAAGCTGCTGCTGAGGCTTTAATTTCACCTGTGGAGAAACAGCTAAAAGATATTGCTGGATTAGATTATTACGGCGCTGATGATGAAACTTTGGCTTCTGTAGTTGGTAATTTGTTACGTTTATCAGGGGAAACACTATCAGTAGCCGAGTCCTGTACTGGTGGTGGTTTAGGACAAATGTTAACGGATATTTCTGGGAGTTCTGATTATTTTTGGGGTGGGGTAATTTCTTATGATAATTCGGTGAAGGTGGGGTTACTGGGGGTTAACCCAGAGGATTTAGATAAATTTGGGGCGGTGAGTGGTACTGTTGCAGAACAAATGGCGATGGGGGTAAAAACCCGCCTTTCCACGTCTTGGGGTTTAAGTGTCACTGGTATTGCTGGCCCAACTGGGGGAACTCAGACAAAGCCGGTGGGTTTAGTTTACATCGGTTTAGCGGGTCCAAAAAATGAAGTTGCCAGTTTTGAGTATCGCTTTGGTGCGATGCGTGGACGTGATTTAATTCGTTATGTGAGTGCTAGCACGGCTTTGGATTTGCTGCGACGCAAATTAATTCAGTAG